In a single window of the Arthrobacter sp. StoSoilA2 genome:
- a CDS encoding adenylate kinase yields MARLIIMGPPGSGKGTQAEVIARHFSIPAISTGDLFRAHVRDKTELGAEAGEYMDRGEFVPDHVTTAMLRQRLEEGDTGNGFLLDGYPRTVIQIGALDEILAARHQALEVVLVLNVEDAELVARMLQRAQEQGRSDDTEPVIQRRLELYRDETQPVVTAYTQRGILLMVDGSGDRESITAKAIAAVEKALAV; encoded by the coding sequence ATGGCGCGATTGATCATCATGGGCCCTCCAGGTTCCGGCAAAGGCACGCAGGCGGAAGTGATCGCCCGGCATTTCTCGATCCCCGCGATCTCTACGGGAGACCTCTTCCGTGCACATGTTCGGGACAAGACTGAACTCGGCGCAGAAGCGGGTGAGTACATGGACCGGGGCGAATTTGTTCCCGACCACGTCACCACGGCCATGCTCCGCCAGCGGCTGGAGGAAGGTGACACGGGGAACGGGTTCCTCCTTGACGGCTACCCGCGCACTGTCATCCAAATTGGCGCCCTTGATGAGATATTGGCCGCGAGGCATCAGGCGCTCGAAGTGGTTCTTGTGCTGAATGTGGAGGATGCCGAACTCGTTGCCCGCATGCTTCAACGGGCTCAGGAACAGGGCCGCAGCGACGATACTGAACCCGTGATTCAGCGCCGGCTGGAGCTGTACCGGGATGAGACGCAGCCTGTGGTGACTGCGTACACGCAACGCGGAATCCTGTTGATGGTGGACGGCTCCGGCGATCGGGAATCGATTACGGCGAAGGCCATTGCTGCGGTGGAGAAGGCACTGGCGGTTTAG
- a CDS encoding GAF domain-containing protein, giving the protein MSGNFTKTDTTFQHAFDALQQDPGVILFTALQWIPQRSSLRRLFTSHPAEYPVGGEKTVEISPGWLGTVIEHKKPFLAPDLTALRDVFADSALIQQLGCGAVINVPVLDPQRNVVGVLALLDAEGKYTQHSVEAAVELVNANLAELVQAFEAHPTEVPAPTEVTADTEVPGKDTV; this is encoded by the coding sequence ATGAGCGGAAACTTCACGAAAACCGACACTACGTTCCAACACGCTTTCGACGCCCTGCAGCAGGACCCCGGCGTCATCCTCTTCACCGCCCTCCAGTGGATCCCCCAACGTTCCAGCCTCAGGCGGCTGTTCACCAGCCACCCGGCCGAGTACCCCGTGGGCGGCGAGAAGACGGTCGAAATCTCACCGGGCTGGCTTGGGACAGTCATTGAGCACAAGAAGCCGTTCCTGGCCCCCGATCTGACAGCACTGAGGGACGTCTTCGCGGACTCTGCGCTCATTCAGCAACTCGGCTGCGGCGCCGTCATCAATGTGCCTGTCCTCGACCCGCAACGCAACGTTGTAGGTGTCCTGGCGCTACTGGACGCAGAAGGCAAGTACACGCAGCACAGCGTGGAAGCCGCCGTCGAGCTGGTCAACGCGAATCTGGCCGAACTCGTCCAAGCCTTTGAAGCCCATCCCACCGAAGTCCCCGCACCCACCGAAGTCACTGCAGATACCGAAGTCCCCGGGAAGGACACTGTTTAG
- a CDS encoding SRPBCC domain-containing protein, with protein sequence MTVVSVDKNTEALSLTVVAEFDAGVQRVWKIWEDPRQLERWWGAPTVPATFETHDFTPGGKAAYYMTVPDGTKAHGWWQFTSINAPDHLEFDYGFADDQGTPMGEHGAAHATVKLEPIGDRTRMTMSTRFDSEEQLQMMSDMGMEEGLREAIGQVDALLAEPANASRQ encoded by the coding sequence ATGACCGTGGTCAGCGTGGACAAGAATACGGAGGCCCTCAGCCTCACAGTCGTTGCTGAGTTCGATGCCGGCGTTCAGCGCGTTTGGAAAATCTGGGAGGACCCACGCCAACTTGAACGATGGTGGGGGGCGCCTACCGTCCCAGCCACGTTCGAAACCCACGATTTCACGCCCGGAGGCAAGGCCGCCTATTACATGACGGTGCCCGACGGAACAAAGGCCCACGGCTGGTGGCAGTTCACCAGCATCAACGCCCCGGACCACCTCGAATTCGACTACGGATTTGCCGACGATCAGGGCACCCCCATGGGCGAGCATGGAGCCGCGCACGCCACCGTTAAGCTCGAGCCCATTGGCGACCGCACCCGCATGACCATGTCCACGCGCTTTGACTCTGAAGAACAGCTTCAAATGATGTCGGACATGGGCATGGAGGAAGGCCTGCGGGAGGCCATCGGTCAGGTCGACGCACTCCTCGCCGAGCCGGCCAACGCCTCACGCCAGTAG
- a CDS encoding metalloregulator ArsR/SmtB family transcription factor yields MVVDQLNSVPSSDVDLDRLFHALADGTRRDIVARVTSGEYSVSGLAGLYTMSFAAVQKHVAVLERASLVTKEKRGREQIVRGNRDGLQKARRLLDQYEMIWRQRADRIAEILAED; encoded by the coding sequence ATGGTTGTAGATCAGCTCAATTCCGTACCCTCCAGTGATGTGGACCTTGACCGGTTGTTCCACGCGTTGGCAGATGGCACTCGGCGGGACATTGTGGCCAGGGTGACATCCGGGGAGTACTCGGTGTCCGGATTGGCTGGGCTCTACACCATGAGTTTCGCGGCCGTGCAGAAGCACGTCGCGGTCCTGGAACGGGCCTCCCTGGTGACCAAGGAGAAGCGTGGGAGGGAGCAGATCGTGCGGGGGAACCGTGATGGACTGCAAAAAGCCCGGCGTCTGCTGGACCAATACGAAATGATCTGGCGGCAACGTGCCGACCGGATCGCCGAAATTCTCGCTGAAGACTAG
- a CDS encoding MurR/RpiR family transcriptional regulator, with amino-acid sequence MEEDFDSSTLTEWLDSRVQGRKLAARQMQVVGILRSQPRLASYGSVSDIAAAAASNASTVTRTAQRLGFKGWADFQFELRSRFLASLSAVEVAAEHNGHISSPAQAAVSTDRANLAHFERTLDADTIHLIAKAIAGARQTFIVAAGSYAIPGKALEHNAIIAGYNVRLLDADVAALTNAIARLGAEDLVIAISLWRVYDSTIRAVDIARNIGAPVVSITDSAGSPVAVHAQHRIVVPTEGAGFFPSLTGAVAAVQAIAVELASLDRERSNQNIAASERTWDQMRIMHPRSSS; translated from the coding sequence ATGGAAGAAGATTTCGACTCGTCAACGTTGACTGAGTGGCTCGACAGTCGTGTCCAGGGCCGGAAGCTTGCAGCACGCCAAATGCAGGTGGTTGGAATCCTGCGCTCGCAGCCGCGCCTTGCCTCCTACGGGTCTGTGAGTGACATTGCTGCAGCAGCCGCTTCGAACGCCTCCACGGTGACCAGAACCGCTCAAAGACTGGGGTTCAAGGGCTGGGCTGACTTCCAATTCGAGCTCAGGTCACGGTTCCTGGCGTCGCTGAGCGCAGTGGAAGTTGCTGCGGAGCATAATGGCCATATCAGTAGTCCGGCACAGGCTGCCGTCTCAACCGATCGCGCGAATTTGGCCCATTTTGAACGAACTTTGGACGCCGACACCATCCACCTGATCGCCAAGGCCATCGCCGGTGCCCGACAAACCTTCATTGTGGCAGCAGGAAGCTACGCCATCCCCGGCAAGGCCTTGGAGCACAACGCAATCATCGCCGGCTACAACGTCAGGCTCCTCGATGCCGACGTCGCTGCACTGACAAATGCCATCGCGCGGCTGGGCGCCGAGGACCTGGTCATCGCCATCAGCCTTTGGCGGGTTTACGACAGCACCATTCGCGCCGTCGATATTGCCCGCAATATCGGTGCGCCGGTTGTTTCCATCACTGACAGCGCAGGGTCACCTGTGGCCGTGCACGCCCAGCATCGGATCGTCGTGCCCACCGAAGGCGCCGGTTTCTTCCCGTCCCTGACAGGTGCGGTGGCCGCGGTCCAGGCGATCGCCGTCGAACTTGCCTCCCTGGACCGCGAACGCTCAAACCAGAACATCGCTGCTTCTGAGCGCACCTGGGACCAGATGCGGATCATGCATCCGCGGTCGAGCTCCTAA
- a CDS encoding MFS transporter: MSLTARLDRLALSRPHYKLLLIGGLGYSFDGMDGAVVAFLLPRIQELWGLSNASLGLVGSAAPLGFFFGAILSGWMGDRFGRKKVMLWALAFYCVMSVVAAMAPTFEVFLIARIFAGLGAGAESVIIAPFLSEFIPPKRRGWFIGTLAGFFSFGFVGAALIGRFIVPMGEDGWRWAQVVTAIPILLLLWWRRSLPESPRFLISRGRVAEATEVVERFEQSVVKATGKDLASLPPAQEEIAKHEQKISIWNALKFMWSKAMRRRTAVIWLIWFVITFSYYGFFSWIPTLLVGRGITVTKSFEYSIIIYLAQIPDYFSAAWLCDRIDRKNTIALYLAGSALSAFWLSQSNDSGMILVAAATLSFFLNGTYAGVYAYTPELFPTWMRATGVGLASAVGRIGSILAPSIIGIFSAALGFGGVFTMTTVVLTIGVLGVVIFGASTAGKSLEDINARAEHDPAPAGKA, encoded by the coding sequence ATGTCTCTCACCGCACGCTTGGATCGTCTGGCTCTCAGTCGACCACACTACAAGCTTCTCCTCATCGGAGGCCTCGGCTACTCATTCGACGGTATGGACGGCGCAGTGGTCGCGTTCCTGCTCCCTCGAATCCAGGAATTGTGGGGCCTCAGCAATGCCAGCCTCGGCCTGGTAGGTTCAGCTGCCCCCCTGGGCTTTTTCTTCGGCGCGATCCTCTCCGGATGGATGGGTGACCGATTTGGCCGGAAAAAGGTCATGCTGTGGGCCCTCGCCTTCTACTGCGTTATGTCAGTGGTTGCGGCCATGGCTCCCACCTTCGAAGTGTTCCTGATTGCACGGATCTTTGCAGGATTGGGGGCGGGCGCAGAAAGCGTCATCATCGCGCCGTTCCTGTCAGAGTTCATTCCCCCAAAGCGTCGCGGCTGGTTCATTGGGACCCTTGCCGGCTTCTTCTCCTTCGGCTTCGTAGGCGCTGCATTGATTGGCCGGTTCATCGTGCCTATGGGTGAGGACGGCTGGCGCTGGGCCCAAGTGGTTACGGCCATACCCATCCTTCTCCTGCTCTGGTGGCGCCGTAGCCTGCCTGAATCCCCGCGGTTCCTGATCAGCCGTGGCCGCGTGGCCGAAGCAACAGAGGTGGTGGAGCGCTTTGAACAGAGCGTCGTCAAAGCCACCGGCAAAGACCTCGCTTCGCTGCCTCCGGCCCAAGAGGAGATCGCCAAGCATGAGCAGAAGATCAGCATCTGGAACGCCCTGAAGTTCATGTGGTCAAAGGCCATGCGTCGTCGGACGGCCGTTATCTGGCTGATCTGGTTCGTGATCACCTTCTCCTACTACGGCTTCTTCTCATGGATTCCCACGCTGTTGGTTGGCCGGGGTATCACCGTAACCAAGAGCTTTGAATACTCGATCATCATTTACCTGGCACAGATTCCGGACTACTTCTCGGCAGCATGGCTGTGCGACCGGATCGACCGCAAGAACACCATTGCCTTGTACCTGGCGGGATCGGCGCTCAGCGCGTTCTGGCTGAGCCAATCCAATGATTCCGGCATGATCCTGGTAGCCGCCGCAACGTTGTCCTTCTTCCTGAACGGTACGTATGCCGGTGTTTACGCCTACACTCCGGAGCTCTTCCCCACGTGGATGCGCGCCACCGGTGTTGGCCTGGCCAGCGCAGTTGGTCGTATCGGCAGCATCCTCGCGCCATCCATCATCGGCATCTTCTCAGCGGCCCTCGGTTTCGGTGGGGTGTTCACGATGACCACGGTGGTGTTGACCATTGGCGTTCTTGGCGTGGTGATCTTCGGCGCCTCCACGGCGGGCAAGTCCTTGGAGGACATCAACGCCCGTGCTGAACATGATCCGGCTCCAGCAGGAAAGGCGTAG
- a CDS encoding glycosyltransferase, whose product MPAHNEERHIGSALAALQTAADALQREHPGIGVSIAVVLDACTDRSSSITAAYTSADLRFLPVEVGFRSTGASRDAGIRAALERLPFAAVAGAGTWLATTDADSTVPGHWLVRQVELANAGADAILGSVEPDSRDMDEAVLERWRELHPSREDHPHIYGANLGVRASAYLAAGGFPRLRSHEDRVLVERLRRLGLAVIATDTTKVTTSGRLQARAPEGFAAYLRALGSGLSSVAR is encoded by the coding sequence ATGCCGGCCCACAACGAGGAACGGCACATCGGCTCAGCATTGGCGGCGTTGCAGACCGCGGCGGATGCCCTGCAGCGCGAGCACCCCGGAATCGGAGTTTCAATCGCTGTGGTCCTGGACGCCTGCACGGACCGATCCTCCAGCATCACGGCTGCGTACACTTCGGCTGATCTCCGTTTCCTCCCGGTGGAGGTCGGATTTCGCAGCACGGGCGCCAGCCGCGACGCCGGCATCCGTGCCGCCCTGGAACGCCTGCCCTTCGCCGCAGTCGCAGGCGCAGGTACGTGGTTGGCCACCACCGACGCCGACTCCACCGTCCCGGGACACTGGCTGGTGCGACAGGTGGAACTTGCCAACGCCGGTGCCGACGCCATCTTGGGATCCGTGGAGCCGGACTCCCGGGACATGGACGAGGCGGTCCTGGAACGCTGGCGGGAACTGCACCCCTCCCGGGAAGACCATCCCCATATTTACGGGGCAAACCTTGGCGTCCGTGCTTCTGCGTACCTGGCCGCGGGCGGCTTTCCGAGGCTAAGGTCCCACGAGGACCGGGTCCTGGTTGAACGCCTTCGGCGGCTCGGGCTGGCGGTCATCGCCACGGACACCACCAAGGTGACAACCTCCGGGCGGCTGCAGGCCCGGGCACCCGAAGGATTCGCGGCCTATCTCCGGGCCCTTGGCTCCGGGCTTTCGTCCGTGGCGCGCTAA
- a CDS encoding Tat pathway signal sequence domain protein, translated as MTQHAPITWLDGAPPAALSGGTTWGMPFARGTVTQASELSVMDARGRHVNAQTWPLATWPDGSLKWAGIALGATGNPASAYSVTSSDKQAHDGGPAAGVERSPEVRVNEREESVTVSTGTLEMVLPRSGASLFSMLSRDGSVVAKDGRLVSLLQNDVAEGAGSTTREGFTGEVTSLTVEQRGPLRAVVRLEGRHRADLGKREWLPFTVRFYFYAGARSIRMMHSFIWDGDAGQNFLAGLGVRFTIPLESELHDRHVRIAGADGGFLVEAVRGLTGLRRDPGEAVRQAQIAGEPTPPLNEWSPLVSERLHLIPTWNDYSLTQLSADGFELRKRTAPGHGWVGISGGTRSAGFCSLSDPQGGFGVGVRDFWQSHPGQLDIRGAATREATLTAWLYSPEAQPMDLRFYHDGLGQDTFEEQLEGLEITYEDYEPGFGNPTGIARTHELTLFAYDATPSAESLAMDARAASTPPLLQPSPEYLHSAGVFGDWTPVDRSTRARAALEDKLDFLFDFYQGQREQRRWYGFWNYGDVMHTYDSDRHVWRYDVGGYAWDNSELSPDLWLWYMYLRSGRADVFRFAEAMTRHTGEVDVYHLGPWRGLGSRHNVQHWGCSAKQLRISTPAYRRFYYYLTADERTGDLLTELVDSDQNFLGLDPVRKVRPDADTYRPDRGALGVGLGTDWGSLAATWLTDWERTGNPRSRDRLLGTMADIGALKYGFLTGEALYDLDKGRFDAGREVISVSHLSAVFGLVEICSELISLVPDASFEKAWMQYCRLFLASPEEQAAEVGQPLAGIYLTQAHSRLTAYAAARLGSPDLAGLAWESFAQGGENLNHAEAFTLKKILPPHVLQPVDEAPTVSTNDTAQFGLAVIQNLALVGGALPGEEGPAS; from the coding sequence ATGACTCAGCACGCTCCCATCACGTGGCTCGATGGCGCACCGCCCGCCGCCCTGAGCGGTGGCACAACATGGGGGATGCCCTTTGCCCGGGGCACCGTCACGCAGGCGTCGGAGCTGTCCGTAATGGATGCCCGCGGACGCCACGTCAACGCCCAAACCTGGCCGCTCGCTACTTGGCCGGACGGCTCCCTCAAGTGGGCGGGCATCGCCTTGGGCGCGACGGGCAACCCGGCGAGCGCATACTCCGTCACCTCCAGCGACAAGCAAGCGCACGACGGCGGCCCGGCAGCCGGCGTCGAACGCTCGCCTGAAGTGAGGGTCAACGAAAGGGAAGAGTCCGTGACCGTCTCCACCGGGACTCTGGAAATGGTCCTGCCGCGGTCTGGAGCGAGCCTGTTCAGTATGCTGTCCCGCGACGGTTCCGTGGTGGCGAAGGACGGACGGCTCGTGAGCCTACTGCAGAACGACGTTGCGGAGGGAGCTGGCAGCACAACGCGCGAAGGCTTCACTGGCGAAGTCACGTCCCTGACGGTCGAGCAGCGCGGTCCCCTTCGCGCCGTCGTGCGTCTGGAAGGCCGCCATCGGGCGGACCTTGGCAAAAGGGAGTGGCTTCCATTCACCGTCCGCTTCTACTTCTATGCTGGCGCGCGGAGCATCCGAATGATGCATTCGTTCATCTGGGACGGCGATGCCGGGCAGAATTTCCTGGCCGGACTTGGAGTTCGGTTCACCATCCCGCTCGAGAGCGAATTGCACGATCGCCACGTCCGGATCGCCGGAGCGGACGGCGGATTCCTTGTGGAGGCGGTCCGCGGACTCACCGGCCTGAGAAGGGATCCGGGTGAGGCCGTGCGCCAAGCCCAGATCGCCGGGGAACCCACTCCGCCGCTGAACGAATGGAGTCCCCTGGTTTCCGAACGGCTCCATCTCATCCCCACATGGAACGACTACTCCCTCACGCAGCTGAGCGCGGACGGCTTCGAGCTACGCAAACGCACGGCTCCGGGCCACGGTTGGGTGGGCATCTCCGGCGGGACGCGATCGGCGGGATTCTGCTCCCTGAGCGACCCTCAAGGCGGCTTCGGCGTTGGCGTTCGGGACTTCTGGCAGTCGCACCCGGGCCAGCTGGACATCCGAGGAGCGGCCACCCGGGAGGCAACGCTGACCGCTTGGCTCTACTCCCCCGAAGCCCAACCGATGGACCTGCGTTTCTATCACGACGGCCTCGGCCAGGACACCTTCGAGGAACAACTCGAGGGGCTCGAGATTACGTACGAGGATTACGAGCCTGGATTCGGGAATCCTACGGGAATTGCACGGACCCACGAGCTCACGTTGTTCGCGTACGACGCCACGCCCAGCGCCGAATCCCTCGCCATGGACGCCCGGGCAGCGTCCACTCCCCCGCTATTGCAGCCATCGCCTGAGTACCTGCACTCCGCGGGCGTCTTCGGCGACTGGACGCCGGTGGACCGCAGCACTCGGGCGCGGGCGGCGCTCGAAGACAAGCTCGATTTCCTGTTCGACTTCTACCAGGGCCAAAGGGAGCAGCGCCGCTGGTACGGATTCTGGAACTACGGCGACGTCATGCACACCTACGACTCCGACCGGCACGTCTGGCGCTACGACGTCGGCGGCTACGCGTGGGACAACTCGGAACTCTCACCCGATCTCTGGCTCTGGTACATGTACCTGCGCTCGGGCCGGGCCGACGTCTTCCGCTTTGCCGAGGCAATGACGCGCCACACCGGCGAAGTGGATGTGTACCACCTTGGCCCCTGGCGCGGGCTGGGCTCGCGGCACAACGTGCAGCACTGGGGTTGCAGCGCGAAGCAGCTTCGAATCAGCACCCCCGCCTACCGACGCTTCTACTATTACCTGACCGCCGATGAGCGCACCGGCGATCTCCTCACCGAACTGGTGGACAGCGACCAGAACTTCCTGGGGTTGGACCCGGTCCGCAAAGTACGTCCCGACGCCGATACCTACCGCCCGGACCGCGGCGCCTTGGGCGTCGGGCTGGGTACAGACTGGGGCTCGCTCGCCGCCACGTGGCTCACCGACTGGGAACGCACCGGCAACCCCCGTTCACGCGACCGCCTCCTGGGAACCATGGCCGATATCGGCGCCCTCAAGTACGGATTCCTCACCGGCGAAGCGCTCTACGACCTGGACAAAGGAAGGTTCGACGCCGGACGCGAGGTCATCAGCGTCTCGCACCTGAGCGCCGTGTTCGGTTTAGTGGAAATCTGCAGCGAACTGATCAGCCTGGTGCCGGATGCATCCTTCGAGAAAGCATGGATGCAGTATTGCCGGCTATTCCTGGCTTCTCCGGAGGAGCAAGCCGCCGAAGTAGGACAGCCCCTTGCAGGCATCTACCTGACTCAGGCGCACAGCCGACTCACGGCCTACGCGGCAGCCCGACTAGGGTCCCCGGACCTGGCAGGGTTGGCGTGGGAGAGCTTTGCCCAGGGCGGGGAGAACTTGAACCATGCCGAGGCGTTCACGCTGAAAAAGATCCTGCCGCCGCATGTCCTCCAGCCCGTAGACGAAGCTCCGACGGTTTCCACCAATGACACCGCCCAGTTCGGCTTGGCCGTCATCCAAAACCTGGCCCTTGTTGGAGGCGCGCTCCCCGGGGAGGAGGGCCCGGCGTCGTAA
- a CDS encoding amidohydrolase family protein, whose protein sequence is MSTTPKAAALVIRNASVLDVKAGTYSTADVVSVDGKISSVGADAQAPSGARVIDGTGKFVIPGLIDAHVHVVASSADFRSLTWTPASYVYAQTARIMGEMLRRGFTTVRDLSGADFGLAMAQQEGLLEGPKIHFCGHALSQTGGHGDMRLPGEDHDPNGRGCCGIGRVADGVDAVRAAARDEIRKGAHHIKIMASGGVSSPTDRIDSTQYSMEEMRAAVEEAEAANRYVAAHAYTARAINRALEAGVRSIEHGNLLDDESLKLFIEKDAFLVPTLVTYWALKEEGKEFGLTEEMWAKVDSVLTSGLEAISRAHEAGVKMAFGSDLLGGMHRHQNEQFRLLGKVQPAIDAIRSATTTAAQLLEREGELGVIAPGADADILVLGADPVADVSVLADMSEHLEFLIQDGRVIS, encoded by the coding sequence ATGAGCACCACCCCCAAAGCCGCCGCGCTCGTCATCCGCAACGCAAGCGTCCTGGACGTCAAGGCAGGCACGTACTCCACTGCCGACGTCGTGAGTGTTGATGGAAAGATCAGCAGCGTCGGCGCCGATGCCCAGGCGCCTTCCGGAGCACGCGTGATTGATGGCACCGGCAAGTTCGTCATCCCGGGACTCATTGATGCGCACGTCCATGTGGTCGCGTCCAGTGCTGACTTCCGCTCGCTGACCTGGACACCGGCGTCGTATGTGTACGCACAGACAGCCCGGATCATGGGAGAGATGCTGCGCCGCGGTTTCACTACCGTCCGCGACCTGTCCGGCGCTGATTTCGGCCTGGCGATGGCCCAGCAGGAAGGGTTGCTTGAGGGTCCGAAGATCCATTTCTGCGGCCACGCCCTGAGCCAGACCGGCGGCCATGGCGACATGCGCCTTCCCGGCGAAGACCACGACCCCAATGGGCGTGGGTGCTGCGGAATCGGTCGCGTAGCCGACGGCGTCGATGCAGTACGGGCAGCCGCCCGCGACGAGATCCGCAAGGGCGCCCACCACATCAAGATCATGGCATCCGGTGGAGTCTCCTCCCCCACGGACCGCATCGACTCCACCCAATACTCGATGGAAGAAATGCGGGCCGCGGTGGAAGAAGCCGAAGCCGCCAACCGCTACGTCGCGGCGCACGCCTACACAGCACGCGCCATCAACCGAGCGCTCGAAGCCGGCGTCCGCTCGATCGAACACGGAAACCTCCTGGACGACGAAAGCCTCAAGCTCTTCATCGAGAAGGACGCCTTCCTGGTTCCCACGCTCGTCACGTACTGGGCACTGAAGGAAGAGGGCAAGGAATTCGGGCTTACCGAGGAGATGTGGGCCAAGGTGGACTCCGTACTAACCAGCGGGCTGGAGGCCATCTCCCGGGCACACGAAGCCGGCGTAAAAATGGCTTTCGGCTCCGATCTCCTGGGCGGCATGCACCGCCATCAGAACGAACAGTTCAGACTGCTCGGCAAGGTCCAGCCAGCAATCGACGCCATCCGCTCAGCAACCACGACGGCGGCCCAGCTGCTTGAGCGCGAAGGTGAACTTGGCGTGATCGCACCTGGCGCGGACGCGGACATCCTGGTGCTCGGCGCCGACCCCGTGGCGGACGTTTCCGTGCTGGCAGATATGTCGGAGCATCTCGAATTCCTGATCCAGGACGGCAGGGTGATCTCCTAG
- a CDS encoding bifunctional PIG-L family deacetylase/class I SAM-dependent methyltransferase — protein MVSFSHADTGTTEAEWAASGVAALPELPLDASELTSMAFVVLAAHPDDETLGAGGLLAKLHHSGATVKLLLCTAGEASHPESQTTTSEQLAAIRLIEFDTAVSGLAPSAAWQFLELPDGQLAAHEDRIEDAVREAASGHPADNVVIVAPYRSDGHTDHDTLGSIAARVAAAGGHGLLEYPIWYWLWAGPGDAAWQSWVRVPLTAAERDAKNDAMGAHASQVEPLSEQPGDETLLSGTFLEHFSRHFETFAWHPFTAGSNTAADAERIFDEVHSREEDPWDYSSSWYERRKRALTLAALPKESYDSGLEVGCSIGTLSEELARRCRQFLGVDASSTALLQATQRLSGYPSAEARRLTVPDEWPEGTFDLVVLSETGYYLSPEELSELLDRIRASTRPGGTLLLCHWRHPISGWQLDAEAVHAMARSHLAWPAHGIYRERDFMLEILIAPSETL, from the coding sequence ATGGTGAGCTTCTCGCACGCAGACACGGGAACAACCGAGGCGGAATGGGCGGCCAGCGGCGTCGCTGCCTTGCCGGAGTTGCCGCTGGACGCAAGCGAACTCACAAGCATGGCCTTTGTGGTGCTCGCCGCGCACCCGGACGACGAAACACTCGGCGCCGGCGGCCTCCTGGCCAAGCTCCACCACAGCGGGGCCACCGTGAAGCTCCTGCTCTGCACTGCCGGCGAAGCGTCGCACCCGGAGTCGCAAACCACCACGTCGGAACAGCTTGCCGCTATCAGGCTCATTGAGTTCGACACGGCTGTGTCCGGGCTGGCTCCCAGCGCGGCGTGGCAATTCCTGGAGCTGCCGGACGGGCAGCTGGCAGCCCATGAAGATCGAATCGAAGACGCGGTTCGCGAAGCAGCGTCAGGCCATCCGGCGGACAACGTGGTGATCGTGGCGCCGTACCGGTCGGACGGGCACACAGACCACGACACCTTGGGCTCGATCGCAGCCAGGGTTGCCGCCGCCGGAGGCCATGGCCTGCTGGAGTACCCCATTTGGTATTGGCTCTGGGCAGGACCCGGCGATGCCGCTTGGCAGTCATGGGTACGGGTGCCGTTAACAGCGGCGGAGCGGGACGCCAAGAACGACGCGATGGGCGCCCATGCCTCGCAAGTGGAACCATTGTCCGAGCAGCCGGGTGATGAGACGCTGCTGTCCGGGACTTTCCTGGAGCACTTTTCCCGCCACTTCGAGACCTTCGCCTGGCACCCATTCACGGCGGGGAGCAACACAGCAGCAGACGCCGAGCGGATCTTCGACGAGGTCCACTCCCGCGAAGAGGACCCGTGGGACTACTCCTCCAGCTGGTACGAACGCCGCAAGCGTGCCCTGACGTTGGCGGCCTTGCCCAAGGAGTCGTATGATTCCGGCCTGGAAGTGGGCTGTTCCATCGGCACGCTCAGCGAGGAACTCGCCCGGCGCTGCCGGCAATTCCTTGGAGTGGACGCCAGCAGCACGGCATTGCTCCAGGCAACACAGCGGCTCTCCGGATACCCCTCGGCCGAAGCCCGCCGCCTCACTGTGCCGGATGAGTGGCCGGAAGGGACCTTCGACCTGGTGGTGTTGTCCGAGACGGGCTATTACCTTTCGCCGGAAGAACTGAGCGAACTACTGGACCGGATTCGAGCTTCCACCCGGCCCGGCGGCACCCTGCTTCTTTGCCATTGGCGGCACCCGATCTCGGGCTGGCAACTGGACGCAGAGGCAGTTCACGCAATGGCCCGCAGCCATCTTGCGTGGCCCGCGCATGGGATCTACCGGGAAAGGGACTTCATGCTGGAGATCCTTATTGCCCCGAGTGAAACGCTGTGA